The nucleotide window CCATAAAAGCAAAGATTAAAACACAATACTGTGCAACTTGCGTATAAGTAATTCCTTTCATTCCGCCTAAAAAGGCAAAAACTAAAACCACCAACATACCAATAATTACACCCAAATTAATATCAACTTGTAAAAATTGCGAAAACACAATTCCAACACCTCTCATCTGTCCGGCTACGTATGTAAATGACACAATTAAAGCACAAATTACTGCCACAGTCCTTGCTGTATTGGAGTAATATCTGTCGCCAATAAAATCTGGCACTGTAAACTTTCCAAATTTTCGTAAGTAAGGTGCTAATAATAAGGCCAAGAGCACGTAACCACCTGTCCAACCCATAAGGAAGACAGAACCATCATAGCCCATAAAGGAAATTAATCCTGCCATTGAGATAAATGACGCAGCACTCATCCAATCTGCAGCTGTTGCCATACCATTTGCTAGTGGCGAAACACCTCCACCAGCAACATAAAAGTCTTTAGTTGAGCCTGCTCTGGCCCAAATTGCAATTCCGAAATATAGCGCAAACGTTACGCCTACTAATATCCATGTCCAAGTTTGTACACTCATAATTTTTTAATTTTTGGTTATTAGTTAAGACTAATCGTCGTAACCATATTTTTTATCTAGTTTATTCATTATTCGTACATATATGAAAATGAGAATTACAAATACATATATAGATCCTTGTTGAGCAAACCAGAAGCCTAGTTTAAACCCACCAAGTCTTATTTCGTTTAGAGCATCCTTAAAAAGTATGCCGCAACCATAGGACACAATGAACCAAATGGCTAAAAGTATTGAAAGATATTTTACATTTTCTTTCCAGTATGCTGTTGCATGTTTTTGTTTATCTGACATGATTAAGTTATTTATAAGAATATGTGTGTTTGAATTGTGAAAACATTTCTGTTTTCTGCACCGGTTAAGCCACTTTTACCCGTTAAATACTCTGCTGTGATCTTAGCAAAGTGGCCATTTATAAAATAGTTAAGTCCTACACCAAACTCACTAGCACTATTAGGTGTGTAATCTAGAGATTGAGTGTTGTATTTTACATAAGGCATTAGCTTTGCATTTCTAAATAAAAGTCCAGCTTGCCCATGAAGAATAGTACCAGATGATGGTACTAAACCACCTCCAGGCGCACCATCAGTATCTCCGTATTTGTAATTGTAGTAGGCGCCAAGTGCACTTATTGCCAATTTATCATTTAAAGGTGCATCGTAAAATACATCAAAAGCAGTATGAAAAACATCCTCTCTATTATCAAGGTTATTAACAGCCAGGGCATCTGGGTGATAATGAAACCCAGCTCCTACACTAAGTACCTTCTTTTTACCTAAGTAAGACCCTACAAAATAAGGGAGCTTATCAGATTCCTTATCAAAAAAATCATACTTAAAATATCCTGCATAGTTCCATGTTCCTGTTCCTACGCTATTATCTACTTGAAAGGTCGGTGTAGGGCCTAATTCACCGATATTATTTCTTGCATTATTTGCAGAAATTCGATATCCAAAATTTCCGAGAGAACCTTTAGCATAAATACCTAAATGCCTTGCAAATTGGTCGCTTGTTGTGATGTTTGACCATGGAAATAATCTAGCATCAGATACCGAGGCACCACCTTGGCCTCCTGGGTTATCTAAGGTCATCATATTTAGGGTACTTTGGTTTGTTAATCTTGAAATTCCATTCCAATAGTGTAAACCAGATCCTATATATAATTTTTGAGGTACTACCGCAAACTCAGCCCAAGCATCGTGCAAAAACAATAAACTTCGCTGATTATTCTGCTGAGAATTTGGATTAGCAGTAAGGTTACCAGCACCTAAACTATTTAGTCCAAAATGGGTTAGTATCAAAAATCTAGGAGATATTTGAGCATAGGCCAAAATTCTTGATCTTCGAATTGAAAATTTAGGGCCTTGTTGTTCAGATCCACCTTGCAGCCACATCTGATGCCAAGTAATAAATCTCATATACTTACTACCGTCTTCATTTAATTTAAATTGCATTGGCTTGTAAGAATGATCAGGCTCAGCATCTTCTTGCTGAGCCCATGACGCAATTGGCACGAGTGCTATTGCCACAAGAAATAAAAATAAACTTGTTTTTTTCATAAAGATTAGTTGTTTAGTTAGTTAAACTTTGGTTTTGTGTGCACCGCTAAACTCTAAAAAACAATCTCTAAAAAAAAAGTTAATATATCTTTCTGTTAATTATGTATATCTTAATCTCGAAAACGCTCCCATTTTATAAGCATAAACTTATCCCCCAACTCAGTAACAAGGGTGCCAGCACCAGATAAGTTTTGAGCATTTGAAAAGTAATTGGCAAGCTCTTTAGCGTTGAGAATTTTATATGTGGGATGGTATTTTGAATTGTAAGGCCTTTTAATATTATATTTCTTAACCCAATTTAAAATACTTACGTGAGAAATCCCTAATATGCGCTCAATCTCACGATACGTTAATCCTTCTAAATATAGCTGAAGTGCCTTATTAACGTAGTAATCGTCAATTTTTTTACCTAACTTATTTACAGTAAAATTATAGTTGCAAGATTTACACCTAAAACGTTGCCTGTTATTAACAATTCCACTTTTTACATAATTGTCAGAACCACAATTAGGACAAAGATCAATTTTCATATATATTAATTTAGCATAAATATATCAAATTAACAATAATATCTACAATAATTAGTTAAATTATTACAAAACAATTAATAAATAGATTAAAAAATAAAATATTTCTTAATAAAAAACAGCTTTTAATGAAGACTGTTAATTTTAATAAAAGACCTCAACTACCTTCTAGCTTTTTAAGTTTTTTAAATTAGTAAAGTAGCGCTTAGATTCCTTAAGTACTTTTGGTGCCAACAGAATGGTAGACACCATAGTTGGAAACGCCATAAATGCAAATACACCATCTATTAAGTTTATCATTACCTCAAAAGGCGTTGTTGCGGCAAGGATTATACTGAGGATGTAGAAATAGTTGTAGTAGTGCTTTCTATCGGCACCTATTAAAAATGACAAACATTTAGTACCATAATACGAATAACTAAACAGCGATGACACGCTAAAGAAAAATACGCAAACCATTAATAAGTATTGACCATACGGTAAAGCTTGCTCAAAGGCAGATGCTGTAAGACTAACACCATTGTCTGTTGTGGTTTGCCAAACACCTGTAACTAAAATTGCTAGTGCAGTGAGTGTACAAACTATTAAGGTGTCTATAACAGGGCCGATCATAGCCACTAATCCTTCCCTTACAGGCTCGGCAGTTTTTGCTGCGCCATGTGCCATTGGTGCTGTTCCGAGACCAGCTTCGTTAGAAAATGCACCGCGTTTAATGCCATGCAAAATCAATGCTCCTAAAACACCTCCTAAAAAAGGTTTATCTTTTGGAAAATAATCTGCTGCAAAAGCATCTGTAATAATCAAGGATAGATATTTTGGGACTTCTTCTAAATAAACACCAAGAATAATCAACACCAATACAAAGTACAGTACTACCATAGCAGGTACCATTTTAGAAGCCCAACGACTAATGCGTTGTATACCACCAAGAATTACAAAACTTGTAACGATGACCAAGATAATAGCAATGATAAGGTTACTGCCAAAAGACACCTCTACTCCATTAGGTCTTAATATAATATCGTTAATGGCTTGTTTTAACTGATTGACATTCACCACTGGTAATGCACCTAACATCCCAAATACACTAAATAAAACCGCCAGGAATTTCCAGTGTTTACCAAGACCTTCAGTAATAAAGTACATAGGCCCACCTTGTATATCTCCATTACTATCCTTCCCTCTGTACAAAATCGCCAATGTCGATGTAAAGTATTTAGTACTCATCCCAACGATAGCACTCATCCACATCCAAAACATAGCACCAGGTCCACCAACTGAAATCGCTAAAGCAACACCTGCAATATTACCCATGCCAATTGTGGAAGATAATGCTGTTGTTAAAGCTTTAAAATGTGAAATTTCACCAGCATCATTTGGATTATCATACTTACCTCTCAACACACTAATAGCATGTCCTAAATATCGAAATGGAATAAACTGCGAACGAATTAATAAATACAATCCGCCACCAACTAAAAGAATTAGCAATGGTAAACCCCAAGCAAAAGATGAAAAAGCTGCTGTAAAATTTTCTAAAGTCTTCATAAGGTTAAAAATAAGGAATCCTTTGCTGTGTTAATAACATATTGATAGTGCAAACTGTAATATATTGATTTTCAAAAAATAAAAAATTAACTTCGCTTATCGGTGGATATAAATCATTGAAACAGATTCATATCCTAGACGTTGTGCTTCATTATAACCAACCACTAACCAATGATAAAATTCTTTCGGAAAATTCGACAAAACTTGATTGCGGAAGGTAAAACTGGAAAATATTTAAAATATGCCCTTGGTGAGATTTTACTCGTAGTGATAGGTATTCTTATCGCTCTACAAATCAACAACTGGAATGAAGCTAAAAAAGAGCGCACATTTGAGATGAAAATGCTCACAGAGATAGAAAAAG belongs to Winogradskyella sp. J14-2 and includes:
- a CDS encoding DUF4212 domain-containing protein — protein: MSDKQKHATAYWKENVKYLSILLAIWFIVSYGCGILFKDALNEIRLGGFKLGFWFAQQGSIYVFVILIFIYVRIMNKLDKKYGYDD
- a CDS encoding terminase gpP N-terminus-related DNA-binding protein, which translates into the protein MKIDLCPNCGSDNYVKSGIVNNRQRFRCKSCNYNFTVNKLGKKIDDYYVNKALQLYLEGLTYREIERILGISHVSILNWVKKYNIKRPYNSKYHPTYKILNAKELANYFSNAQNLSGAGTLVTELGDKFMLIKWERFRD
- a CDS encoding alanine/glycine:cation symporter family protein, whose translation is MKTLENFTAAFSSFAWGLPLLILLVGGGLYLLIRSQFIPFRYLGHAISVLRGKYDNPNDAGEISHFKALTTALSSTIGMGNIAGVALAISVGGPGAMFWMWMSAIVGMSTKYFTSTLAILYRGKDSNGDIQGGPMYFITEGLGKHWKFLAVLFSVFGMLGALPVVNVNQLKQAINDIILRPNGVEVSFGSNLIIAIILVIVTSFVILGGIQRISRWASKMVPAMVVLYFVLVLIILGVYLEEVPKYLSLIITDAFAADYFPKDKPFLGGVLGALILHGIKRGAFSNEAGLGTAPMAHGAAKTAEPVREGLVAMIGPVIDTLIVCTLTALAILVTGVWQTTTDNGVSLTASAFEQALPYGQYLLMVCVFFFSVSSLFSYSYYGTKCLSFLIGADRKHYYNYFYILSIILAATTPFEVMINLIDGVFAFMAFPTMVSTILLAPKVLKESKRYFTNLKNLKS